From Staphylococcus delphini, one genomic window encodes:
- the nrdF gene encoding class 1b ribonucleoside-diphosphate reductase subunit beta, with protein MIAVNWNTQEDMTNMFWRQNIAQMWVETEFKVSKDIASWKTLTEAEQEAFKKALAGLTGLDTHQADDGMPLIMLHTKDLRKKAVYSFMGMMEQIHAKSYSHIFTTLLPSRETNELLDKWVLEEPHLKYKSEKIISNYHKLWGKEASIYDQYMARVSSVFLETFLFYSGFYYPLYLAGQGRMTTSGEIIRKILLDESIHGVFTGLDAQSLRNELSESEKQKADTEMYKLLEDLYANEESYTRSLYEPIGLADDVMNYVRYNGNKALSNLGFEPYFEEREFSPIIENALDTSTKNHDFFSVKGDGYVLALNVESLQDEDFIF; from the coding sequence ATGATAGCTGTAAATTGGAACACACAAGAAGATATGACGAATATGTTTTGGCGCCAGAACATTGCTCAAATGTGGGTGGAAACGGAATTTAAAGTTTCAAAAGATATCGCAAGTTGGAAAACTTTAACTGAAGCAGAACAAGAAGCGTTTAAAAAAGCATTGGCAGGTTTAACAGGTTTGGATACACACCAAGCTGATGACGGTATGCCATTAATTATGCTACATACGAAAGATTTACGTAAAAAAGCCGTTTACTCATTCATGGGGATGATGGAACAAATCCATGCTAAGAGTTATTCGCATATTTTTACAACCCTGTTACCTTCTAGAGAGACGAATGAGTTACTAGATAAATGGGTACTTGAAGAACCACATTTAAAATACAAATCTGAGAAAATTATTAGCAATTACCATAAATTGTGGGGGAAAGAAGCGTCTATTTATGATCAATACATGGCGCGTGTTTCAAGTGTCTTTTTAGAAACTTTCCTATTCTATTCAGGTTTCTATTATCCGCTATATTTGGCTGGACAAGGCCGCATGACGACATCTGGTGAAATTATTCGTAAAATTTTATTAGACGAATCGATCCACGGTGTATTCACTGGCTTAGATGCGCAAAGTTTACGTAATGAATTATCAGAAAGCGAAAAACAAAAAGCAGACACAGAAATGTATAAGTTATTAGAAGACTTATATGCCAATGAAGAATCGTATACACGTAGCTTATATGAACCGATTGGCTTAGCGGATGATGTCATGAACTATGTCCGTTATAACGGGAATAAAGCACTGTCAAACTTAGGATTTGAACCGTATTTCGAAGAGCGTGAATTCAGTCCGATTATTGAAAACGCCCTCGATACATCAACGAAAAACCATGATTTCTTCTCAGTTAAAGGTGACGGTTATGTGCTTGCATTGAATGTAGAATCATTGCAAGATGAAGATTTCATTTTCTAA
- the nrdE gene encoding class 1b ribonucleoside-diphosphate reductase subunit alpha gives MKTMEQKQYKHIELNNQVTKRNENGFFQLEKDQEALAIYLEEIQDKTVHFDSELERLHFLVDNNFYYNVFEEYSEAQLVELIAFTTAIPFRFASYMSASKFFKDYALKTNDKSQYLEDYHQHVFIVSLYLAKGNVDLAKQLIQAMVEQRYQPATPTFLNAGRARRGELVSCFLLEVDDSLNSINFIDSTAKQLSKIGGGVAINLSKLRARGEAIKGIKGVAKGVLPIAKALEGGFSYADQLGQRPGAGAVYLNIFHYDVEEFLDTKKINADEDLRLSTISTGLIVPSKFFDLAKEGKDFFMFAPHTVEQEYGVTLDDINIEDYYDELVANPNIMKKSKDAREMLNMIAQTQLQSGYPYLMFKDNANRVHPNANIGQIKMSNLCTEIFQLQETSIINDYGVEDEIKRDISCNLGSLNIVNVMESDQFRNSVHTGMDALTVVSDEANIQNAPGVKKANSELHSVGLGVMNLHGYLAKNHISYESEEAKDFANVFFMMMNYYSIERSMQIAKERGEAFTDFDQSDYANGRYFERYTSEDFLPQSEKVKALFENHPIPTREDWKALQAEVEKHGLYHAYRLAIAPTQSISYVQNATSSVMPIVDQIERRTYGNSETFYPMPFLSPQTMWYYKSAFNIDQMKLIDLIATIQTHIDQGISTILYVNSEISTRELSRLYVYAHHKGLKSLYYTRNKLLSVEECTSCAI, from the coding sequence ATGAAAACTATGGAACAAAAACAGTACAAGCATATTGAACTTAACAACCAAGTGACTAAAAGAAATGAAAATGGGTTTTTTCAACTTGAGAAAGATCAAGAAGCACTTGCGATTTATTTAGAAGAGATTCAAGATAAAACCGTTCATTTCGACAGTGAATTAGAACGCCTTCACTTTTTGGTTGACAACAATTTTTATTACAATGTGTTTGAAGAATACAGTGAAGCACAACTTGTTGAATTGATTGCATTTACAACCGCAATTCCATTTCGCTTTGCAAGTTATATGTCAGCAAGTAAATTTTTCAAAGATTATGCATTAAAGACGAATGATAAGTCGCAATATCTTGAAGACTATCATCAACATGTGTTCATTGTGTCACTCTACCTTGCAAAAGGGAATGTTGACCTAGCAAAACAATTGATTCAAGCGATGGTAGAGCAACGTTACCAACCAGCGACACCTACATTTTTAAACGCGGGTCGTGCACGTAGAGGCGAGTTAGTTTCATGTTTCTTATTAGAAGTAGACGACAGTTTAAACTCTATTAATTTTATCGATTCAACAGCTAAGCAATTGAGTAAAATCGGTGGCGGTGTAGCGATCAACCTATCGAAATTACGTGCGAGAGGTGAAGCGATTAAAGGCATTAAAGGTGTTGCGAAAGGTGTCTTACCGATTGCAAAAGCGCTTGAAGGTGGCTTTAGCTATGCCGATCAATTAGGTCAACGTCCAGGTGCAGGCGCAGTGTACTTGAACATTTTTCACTATGATGTAGAAGAATTTTTAGATACGAAAAAAATCAATGCCGATGAAGATTTACGTCTTTCAACGATTTCAACAGGCTTAATTGTGCCATCTAAATTTTTCGACTTAGCCAAAGAAGGAAAAGACTTCTTCATGTTTGCACCACACACGGTAGAACAAGAATACGGCGTCACATTAGATGACATTAATATTGAGGATTACTACGATGAGCTTGTGGCTAATCCAAATATTATGAAGAAAAGTAAAGATGCGCGTGAAATGTTAAATATGATTGCACAAACACAATTGCAATCAGGTTACCCTTATTTAATGTTTAAAGACAATGCGAACCGTGTGCATCCTAACGCTAACATCGGTCAAATTAAAATGAGTAATTTATGTACAGAAATTTTCCAACTGCAAGAGACTTCAATCATTAACGATTACGGTGTAGAAGACGAAATTAAGCGCGATATTTCTTGTAACTTAGGTTCATTAAATATTGTGAATGTGATGGAATCAGATCAGTTTAGAAATTCTGTGCACACAGGTATGGACGCGTTAACAGTCGTAAGTGACGAAGCGAACATTCAAAATGCGCCAGGTGTGAAAAAAGCGAACAGTGAATTGCACTCAGTAGGTTTAGGTGTGATGAACTTGCACGGTTATTTAGCGAAAAATCATATCAGTTATGAATCAGAAGAAGCGAAAGATTTTGCGAATGTGTTCTTCATGATGATGAACTATTATTCAATCGAACGTTCAATGCAAATTGCGAAAGAACGCGGCGAAGCATTTACAGACTTTGATCAATCAGACTATGCAAACGGTCGTTATTTTGAACGTTACACTTCTGAAGACTTCTTGCCACAATCTGAAAAAGTGAAGGCATTGTTTGAAAATCATCCGATTCCGACACGTGAAGATTGGAAAGCATTGCAAGCAGAAGTAGAAAAGCATGGTTTATATCACGCGTACCGTTTAGCGATTGCGCCAACACAAAGTATTTCATATGTACAAAACGCAACAAGCTCAGTTATGCCGATTGTTGACCAAATTGAGCGTCGTACTTACGGTAATTCAGAAACGTTTTATCCAATGCCGTTTCTATCACCGCAAACAATGTGGTATTACAAATCAGCATTCAATATCGATCAAATGAAATTGATTGATTTGATTGCAACGATTCAAACACATATTGATCAAGGGATTTCAACGATTCTATATGTGAATTCAGAAATTTCAACACGTGAATTGTCACGTTTATACGTTTACGCACATCATAAAGGCTTAAAATCATTGTATTACACACGAAATAAATTATTGAGTGTAGAAGAATGTACGAGCTGTGCGATTTAA
- the nrdI gene encoding class Ib ribonucleoside-diphosphate reductase assembly flavoprotein NrdI yields the protein MKVVFYSFTGNVRRFVKRTELDNTLEINETNASEEVTEPFIIVTGTIGFGEVPQPVQQFLEINHENLKGVAASGNRNWGSNFAKAGTTIADTYHVPLLMKFELHGNSQDTTEFKEKVVNFYENYGTKTVQAY from the coding sequence ATGAAAGTGGTATTTTATTCTTTTACGGGTAATGTGAGACGATTCGTTAAACGCACAGAACTTGATAACACACTAGAGATTAATGAAACCAACGCCTCAGAAGAAGTGACTGAACCTTTCATTATTGTGACAGGGACAATTGGTTTTGGTGAGGTACCTCAACCAGTCCAACAATTTTTAGAAATTAATCATGAAAATTTAAAGGGTGTGGCTGCAAGTGGCAATCGTAACTGGGGAAGCAACTTTGCGAAAGCTGGCACGACGATTGCAGATACGTATCACGTCCCTTTACTAATGAAGTTTGAATTACACGGCAATAGTCAAGATACAACGGAATTTAAAGAGAAGGTGGTCAATTTTTATGAAAACTATGGAACAAAAACAGTACAAGCATATTGA
- a CDS encoding DMT family transporter, whose translation MNTKVKGIIAILISAIGFSFMAVFFRLSGDLPVFQKSLARNFVAMFIPLFFILKYKQPFFGKLSSQPLLVTRSVLGLMGVLLNIYAIDHMVLSDADILMKLNPFWTILLSLIFLKEFIQKYQITSMIIAIIGMLFVVKPEFSSDVIPAIVGLLSGVFAASAYTAVRALSTREAPYTIVFYFSFFSVIVLIPFVAFTFEPMSMIQIVYLILAGLSAAVGQIGITVAYSYAPAKDISIFTYASIIFTAIIGFILFNESPDFYAIIGYIIILSASYYMFEKARRSTRSKHRQQPSK comes from the coding sequence ATGAATACTAAAGTGAAAGGAATCATCGCTATTTTAATTTCTGCTATTGGTTTTAGTTTTATGGCAGTTTTTTTTCGTCTATCCGGCGATTTACCCGTATTTCAAAAATCACTCGCTCGAAATTTCGTAGCCATGTTTATTCCGTTATTCTTTATTCTTAAATATAAACAGCCCTTCTTCGGTAAACTCAGTAGTCAACCTTTATTAGTGACACGTTCTGTTTTAGGTTTAATGGGCGTCCTGTTAAACATCTATGCCATTGATCATATGGTGTTAAGTGATGCCGATATTTTGATGAAATTGAATCCTTTTTGGACGATACTGTTAAGCCTCATCTTTTTAAAGGAATTTATTCAAAAATATCAAATCACTTCAATGATTATCGCAATCATAGGTATGCTTTTCGTCGTTAAACCTGAATTTTCATCTGATGTCATCCCTGCGATTGTCGGACTATTATCCGGTGTTTTCGCGGCTTCAGCATATACCGCTGTACGTGCTTTAAGTACACGAGAAGCCCCATACACGATCGTATTTTATTTCTCATTCTTTTCGGTTATTGTGCTGATACCGTTCGTCGCATTTACATTTGAACCGATGAGTATGATTCAAATCGTTTACTTGATTTTAGCAGGTCTGTCGGCTGCGGTAGGTCAAATCGGTATTACAGTCGCATATAGTTACGCGCCAGCCAAAGATATTTCGATATTCACTTATGCGTCTATTATATTTACAGCAATTATCGGCTTTATCTTATTTAATGAATCACCTGATTTTTATGCGATTATCGGTTATATCATTATTTTAAGTGCAAGCTATTATATGTTCGAAAAAGCACGACGCTCGACACGTTCTAAACATCGTCAACAACCATCAAAATAA
- the queF gene encoding preQ(1) synthase has product MTEGRTKDELQDITLLGNQNNTYNFDYRPDVLETFDNKHQNRDYFVKFNCPEFTSLCPITGQPDFATIYISYIPNVKMVESKSLKLYLFSFRNHGDFHEDCMNIIMNDLIALMDPHYIEVWGKFTPRGGISIDPYTNYGRPNSKYETMAEHRLMNHDMYPEKIDNR; this is encoded by the coding sequence ATGACAGAAGGACGTACAAAAGACGAATTACAAGATATTACACTTCTCGGTAATCAAAATAACACTTACAACTTTGATTACCGCCCAGATGTTCTAGAAACATTTGATAACAAACACCAAAATCGCGATTACTTTGTTAAATTTAACTGTCCTGAGTTCACATCTTTATGCCCGATTACAGGACAACCTGATTTTGCTACCATTTACATTTCATATATTCCCAATGTCAAAATGGTCGAATCTAAATCGTTAAAACTTTATTTATTCAGTTTCCGTAACCATGGAGATTTCCATGAAGACTGTATGAATATTATTATGAATGACTTAATTGCGTTAATGGATCCGCATTACATTGAAGTATGGGGCAAGTTCACACCACGTGGCGGCATTTCAATCGATCCATACACTAACTATGGTCGTCCAAATTCGAAATACGAAACAATGGCAGAACACCGTCTCATGAATCATGACATGTATCCAGAAAAAATCGACAACCGTTAA
- a CDS encoding peptide MFS transporter, translated as MSSHYTKEEILNSTPRSGFFGHPKGLSTLVFTEFWERFSYYGMKGILAFYIYYSVAKGGFGLDQGVALQIVSIYGALVYMSGVIGGWIADRITGTRHALFYGAVLIMIGHILMSLPNSLVLLLIALLFLIMGTGLLKPNISSTVGLLYDKNDARMDSAFTIFYMSINLGALLSPLIIGWVQVNIGFHVGFAIAAVGMFFGLLAYLFTNKKSLGLAGVEVPDPLTKKERSRLIKIVGSIAIILILVGVGLQATGHLTIETFSNIITFLGVFLPILIFTRIILSKKTADQERKRVFAYIPLFIASVAFWMIQEQGSTVLAQFSDTKTQLDLAKVTGGWIDFHIPPAWFQSLNPFFIIILAPLFSILWVKLGRYNPPTAVKFALGVILAGLSYLIMIIPDGNSLINPLWLVVSFLLVTFGELCLSPIGLSTTTKLAPDAFAGQMMSIWFLSNAMAQGLNAQMVKIYVHMSTNEYFLYSGLFAVAIGVILILITPLIKNLMQGVK; from the coding sequence ATGAGTTCGCATTATACAAAAGAAGAAATCCTTAACAGTACGCCACGTTCGGGATTCTTCGGTCATCCAAAAGGGTTAAGTACGCTAGTATTTACAGAATTTTGGGAACGTTTTAGTTACTACGGTATGAAAGGTATTTTGGCCTTCTATATTTATTATTCAGTGGCTAAAGGTGGATTTGGTTTAGACCAAGGCGTTGCACTTCAAATCGTTTCTATTTATGGCGCTTTAGTTTACATGAGTGGTGTTATCGGAGGTTGGATTGCCGACCGTATTACAGGGACACGTCACGCACTGTTTTATGGTGCGGTGCTCATCATGATTGGTCACATATTAATGTCACTACCGAACAGCCTTGTCTTACTATTGATTGCACTACTCTTTTTAATTATGGGGACAGGTCTATTGAAGCCAAACATCTCCTCGACAGTAGGATTGTTATACGATAAGAACGACGCGCGCATGGATTCGGCATTCACGATCTTTTATATGAGTATTAATTTAGGGGCATTACTCTCACCACTCATTATCGGATGGGTACAAGTCAATATCGGTTTCCATGTCGGCTTTGCCATTGCAGCTGTAGGGATGTTTTTTGGTTTGTTGGCGTACCTGTTTACGAATAAAAAGTCACTCGGTCTTGCCGGTGTCGAAGTTCCAGATCCATTAACGAAAAAAGAACGTTCAAGACTCATCAAAATTGTCGGAAGTATCGCTATCATACTGATTCTTGTGGGTGTTGGACTACAAGCAACAGGCCATTTAACAATTGAAACGTTCTCAAACATCATTACATTTTTAGGCGTGTTCTTACCGATTCTTATATTTACAAGAATCATTTTAAGTAAGAAAACAGCAGACCAAGAACGTAAACGTGTTTTTGCATACATTCCATTGTTTATTGCATCTGTAGCCTTTTGGATGATTCAAGAGCAAGGATCAACGGTTTTAGCGCAGTTCTCTGATACAAAAACTCAACTTGATTTAGCTAAAGTCACAGGAGGATGGATTGATTTCCACATTCCACCTGCATGGTTCCAATCCTTAAATCCATTTTTCATTATTATTTTAGCGCCTTTATTCTCTATTTTATGGGTAAAACTGGGGCGTTATAATCCGCCTACTGCTGTTAAATTTGCATTAGGGGTTATTTTAGCCGGTCTATCCTACTTAATTATGATTATTCCAGACGGTAACAGTTTGATTAATCCATTATGGTTAGTTGTGAGTTTCTTGCTCGTTACATTTGGTGAACTATGCTTATCGCCTATCGGTTTATCAACAACAACTAAGCTTGCGCCTGATGCGTTTGCAGGCCAAATGATGAGTATATGGTTTTTATCGAATGCCATGGCGCAAGGTTTAAATGCACAAATGGTGAAGATTTATGTCCATATGAGTACAAACGAATACTTCCTTTATTCAGGACTCTTTGCAGTAGCGATCGGCGTCATTTTAATTTTAATCACACCATTAATTAAAAACTTGATGCAAGGCGTAAAATAA
- a CDS encoding peptide MFS transporter: MSELSHEKAVQEIPQKGFFGHPRGLGVLYTVEFWERFSYYGMRALLIYYIYYNVSQGGLGLEKTFAQSLIAVYGSLIFMTSILGGWVADRILGTRRSMFYGAVLIIIGHICLSLPFGLTGLLSSMFFIIVGSGLMKPNISNIVGRLYPKDDSRVDSGFVIFYMAVNMGAFISPLVLDHFRNVGNFHGGFLIAAIGMGLSLLFYLLFHKRNLGRIGVAPPNPLSLAEKKKYGMIFGLIIAAIVVVVAIASMTGTLSFNLVSLIVLVLGFALPFVYFTIMIVSKDTTDVERSRVIAFIPLFIVGVIFWSIQEQGANVLAVYADEKADLAFNLFGWESVFPVTWFQSINPFFIVVFAPVISWLWRRLGRFEPSLPIKFAIGLFLAGSSFILMMGVIYAYNDTNIWFVWIILSYIICVIGELCISPTGNSSAVKLAPENFNSQMMSLWLLTNATAQAINAQLVKLQPIIGNQNYFGLIGGIAIVVALLAVIGSPFILRAMKGIR, from the coding sequence ATGTCAGAATTATCACACGAAAAAGCTGTACAAGAAATTCCTCAAAAAGGATTCTTCGGCCATCCTCGTGGTCTAGGCGTATTATATACCGTAGAATTCTGGGAGAGGTTTAGTTATTACGGTATGCGTGCCCTATTGATTTACTACATTTACTACAATGTCAGTCAAGGTGGGTTAGGGCTCGAAAAAACATTCGCTCAATCGTTGATAGCTGTGTATGGCTCGTTAATCTTCATGACATCTATTTTAGGGGGCTGGGTAGCTGACCGAATACTGGGGACAAGACGCTCCATGTTTTATGGTGCTGTGTTAATTATTATCGGTCACATTTGTTTAAGCTTACCTTTTGGTTTAACAGGATTACTGTCATCAATGTTCTTTATTATTGTAGGTTCAGGTCTGATGAAACCAAACATTTCAAATATTGTGGGTCGTCTCTATCCTAAAGATGATAGCCGTGTAGATTCAGGGTTCGTTATTTTCTATATGGCCGTAAATATGGGGGCGTTTATTTCACCACTCGTGTTAGACCACTTTAGAAATGTCGGTAACTTTCATGGTGGCTTCTTAATTGCTGCGATCGGTATGGGGCTGTCACTCCTTTTTTACCTTTTATTTCATAAGCGTAATCTAGGACGTATCGGCGTCGCACCACCGAATCCTTTAAGCCTAGCAGAAAAGAAAAAGTACGGTATGATTTTCGGTCTGATTATCGCTGCGATTGTCGTAGTCGTTGCGATCGCATCGATGACTGGAACACTTTCTTTTAATTTAGTGAGTTTAATCGTATTAGTTTTAGGATTTGCATTACCATTTGTTTATTTTACGATTATGATTGTGAGTAAAGATACAACTGATGTCGAACGTTCACGTGTTATTGCGTTTATTCCTTTATTTATTGTCGGCGTTATTTTCTGGTCGATTCAAGAACAAGGAGCTAACGTTCTTGCCGTATATGCAGATGAAAAAGCAGATCTTGCTTTCAACTTATTCGGCTGGGAAAGTGTATTCCCTGTGACATGGTTCCAATCGATTAACCCATTTTTCATTGTCGTCTTCGCACCAGTCATTTCTTGGCTATGGAGAAGATTAGGCCGTTTTGAACCAAGTTTACCGATTAAATTCGCTATTGGTTTATTTTTAGCAGGTAGCTCGTTCATACTGATGATGGGTGTGATTTATGCTTACAATGATACTAACATTTGGTTTGTATGGATTATCTTGTCATATATCATTTGTGTGATTGGTGAGCTTTGTATTTCACCAACAGGAAACAGTTCAGCTGTTAAACTTGCACCTGAAAACTTCAACTCTCAAATGATGAGTTTATGGTTATTAACGAATGCAACAGCACAAGCGATCAATGCACAACTTGTGAAACTTCAACCTATTATTGGGAACCAAAACTATTTCGGTCTTATTGGCGGTATCGCTATCGTTGTCGCGCTTTTAGCCGTCATCGGTTCACCATTTATCTTAAGAGCTATGAAAGGTATTCGTTAA
- a CDS encoding diacylglycerol/lipid kinase family protein — translation MAPQYEHGVLFYHQHSGLNKIHEGLGEVTVALTQLCKRFTIQLSENEGDIEKYCQRIQDQNNCEDIDVLFILGGDGTVSELINGVLKYDLNLPVGIIPGGTFNDFAKTLNLSTKAGPASQDLLLASPHKYDVMKVEDQYVLNFAGIGLMVQNAENVQGKSKDLFGKLSYITSTLKTLSNPKPFNYTLDIDGQTYTGETSMLLFANGRFIGGGKIPLMEMSPSDGELNTFIFNNYSMSILKDIFSLRDSMTWSEISDNIEHIPSRHIHVQTEPSMRVDIDGEIALDTPVDIEIIPQAIELLTVEPGQAKDN, via the coding sequence ATGGCACCACAATACGAACACGGCGTTCTTTTTTATCACCAACATTCAGGACTCAACAAAATACATGAAGGCTTGGGTGAAGTAACTGTCGCGCTAACCCAACTCTGCAAAAGATTTACCATTCAATTAAGCGAAAATGAAGGTGACATCGAAAAATATTGTCAACGTATACAAGACCAAAACAATTGCGAAGACATCGATGTTCTGTTCATTTTAGGCGGCGATGGAACGGTCAGCGAATTAATTAATGGTGTCTTAAAATATGACTTAAACCTCCCAGTCGGTATTATTCCGGGTGGCACGTTTAATGACTTTGCGAAAACCTTGAATTTATCTACTAAAGCAGGCCCAGCGAGTCAAGACCTGTTGCTTGCGTCACCTCATAAATACGATGTGATGAAAGTTGAAGATCAATATGTATTAAACTTTGCGGGCATTGGTTTGATGGTACAAAATGCTGAAAATGTACAAGGTAAATCTAAAGACTTGTTCGGCAAATTAAGTTATATTACATCAACACTTAAAACCCTTTCTAATCCAAAGCCTTTCAACTATACATTAGACATTGATGGTCAAACGTATACAGGTGAAACGTCCATGTTGTTATTTGCAAATGGTCGTTTTATCGGTGGTGGCAAAATTCCGCTCATGGAAATGTCGCCCTCTGACGGTGAACTCAATACGTTCATTTTTAATAATTACAGCATGAGTATCCTTAAAGATATTTTTAGTTTACGTGATAGTATGACGTGGAGTGAAATTAGCGACAATATCGAACACATTCCAAGTCGTCACATTCATGTGCAGACTGAGCCGTCAATGCGTGTCGATATCGATGGTGAAATTGCTTTAGATACACCGGTTGATATTGAAATCATTCCCCAAGCGATTGAATTGTTGACGGTAGAACCGGGGCAAGCAAAAGATAACTAG
- a CDS encoding 5' nucleotidase, NT5C type: MRTSIGIDMDEVLADTMGAILDELNRRTQLGVTIDQIAGKRIYEIMPEHTKEIRDILASDGFFGRLDVMKDAQQVVKKLAEHYDIYIVTAAMDVPTSFHDKYEWLLKHFPFLDSQQFVFCGRKDIVATDYLIDDNPRQLGGHTGKPLMFSAPHNEGNTDFERVNNWKEVEAYFFGKEA, encoded by the coding sequence ATGAGAACTTCAATAGGGATTGATATGGATGAAGTACTGGCAGATACGATGGGTGCGATTTTAGATGAGTTGAACCGCCGTACACAATTAGGTGTGACAATCGATCAAATCGCTGGAAAACGTATTTATGAAATCATGCCAGAACATACGAAAGAAATCCGTGATATTTTGGCATCAGATGGCTTTTTTGGCCGTTTAGATGTGATGAAAGATGCACAACAGGTCGTTAAAAAATTAGCTGAGCACTATGACATTTATATTGTCACAGCTGCAATGGATGTGCCGACATCTTTCCATGACAAATACGAATGGTTGCTGAAACATTTCCCATTTTTAGATTCACAACAATTTGTGTTCTGTGGCCGTAAAGACATTGTCGCGACGGATTATTTAATTGATGACAATCCGCGTCAACTTGGGGGACATACAGGTAAGCCGTTGATGTTTTCAGCGCCACATAATGAAGGGAATACCGATTTTGAACGTGTGAATAACTGGAAAGAAGTAGAAGCCTACTTTTTCGGTAAAGAAGCATAA
- the hisC gene encoding histidinol-phosphate transaminase, with amino-acid sequence MKSQISKLSAYQPGLSPEKLKEKYGIEGELHKHASNENLFGPSPKAKQAIKDHVDDLFLYPEPNAPLLQEAIAKHYGVDKSQVLFGAGLDEMIVIISRTLVRAGDNIVTSAGTFGQYFHNAVVEDAETILVPLIDGTFDLDGIAAAINDKTAAVWICNPNNPTGTYHTHEDIVAFLEKVPSHIPVFMDEAYAEYVSAEDYPKTLELMKQYENVALMRTFSKAYGLAGLRIGYLISAPELAAQLNVIRPPFNTTRLSEQAALKALEDQEYLQQVVETNRVEREKFFELETTLKIYPSQTNFVFVETERAKELDESLLRNGIIARLFPNGVRISLGFPEQNEVIRNVLQTF; translated from the coding sequence ATGAAGTCTCAAATTTCTAAATTAAGTGCGTATCAACCTGGATTGTCACCGGAGAAATTAAAAGAAAAGTATGGCATTGAGGGTGAGCTTCATAAACATGCTTCTAATGAAAACCTATTTGGTCCATCTCCTAAAGCGAAACAAGCGATTAAAGATCATGTGGATGACCTCTTTTTATACCCTGAACCGAATGCACCATTGTTACAAGAAGCCATTGCAAAACATTATGGTGTAGACAAATCGCAAGTTCTTTTTGGTGCCGGTCTTGATGAAATGATTGTGATTATTTCTAGAACGTTAGTCCGTGCTGGCGACAATATTGTGACAAGTGCGGGAACATTTGGCCAATACTTTCACAATGCGGTCGTAGAAGATGCGGAGACAATTCTAGTCCCACTCATTGATGGCACGTTTGATTTAGACGGCATCGCAGCAGCGATTAATGACAAAACAGCTGCAGTATGGATTTGTAACCCGAACAATCCAACTGGAACATATCACACACATGAGGATATTGTAGCATTTTTAGAAAAGGTGCCTTCACATATTCCAGTATTTATGGATGAGGCTTATGCGGAATATGTCTCTGCAGAAGATTATCCAAAAACGTTAGAATTAATGAAGCAATATGAAAATGTTGCGTTAATGCGTACGTTCTCGAAGGCGTATGGTTTAGCAGGCTTACGTATCGGTTATCTCATTTCTGCGCCAGAGTTAGCTGCACAATTAAACGTGATTCGTCCGCCGTTTAATACGACGCGTTTATCTGAACAAGCCGCATTGAAAGCGTTAGAAGACCAAGAATATCTACAACAAGTCGTGGAGACGAACCGTGTGGAACGTGAAAAATTTTTTGAGCTTGAAACAACTTTAAAAATTTATCCGTCTCAAACAAACTTTGTCTTTGTAGAGACAGAGCGTGCGAAAGAATTGGATGAATCGTTGTTACGTAACGGCATTATTGCGCGACTTTTCCCTAATGGTGTCCGCATTTCATTAGGCTTTCCGGAACAAAATGAAGTGATTCGCAACGTGTTGCAAACATTCTAA